A section of the Festucalex cinctus isolate MCC-2025b chromosome 9, RoL_Fcin_1.0, whole genome shotgun sequence genome encodes:
- the foxi3b gene encoding forkhead box protein I3-B: MSAFEAQEQSPPRCGPQFPSLGQEPPELSLYSDCYYPPPSLPSPQRTTPTTYELGDFSTTSPNPYLWFNGSGLNTPSYLSTNGPPGNPGPPFVPQHYGMQRPYLGSAGPGGPGGELSWFSLPSQEDLMKLVRPPYSYSALIAMAIHGAPDRRLTLSQIYQYVADNFPFYNKSKAGWQNSIRHNLSLNDCFKKVPRDEDDPGKGNYWTLDPNCEKMFDNGNFRRKRKRKSDTLSGVDGTSGAPESGESERGSPKHSANSSLNISQTPDRIPSPSSSSAAPCLSSFLSEMSGVSGGSANDVGGDALSRPLPVNLPIDGPHRLPQAASFSSYSPNSAGREWLPQVQAPPMLPSSPTHSSLGYTSPILSQYSAASGHFYPPLGSTGIIYQREGTEV, translated from the exons ATGTCGGCATTTGAGGCCCAGGAACAGTCTCCTCCACGTTGTGGTCCTCAGTTCCCGAGCCTCGGCCAGGAGCCCCCCGAACTCAGCTTGTACAGTGACTGTTACTACCCTCCGCCATCCCTGCCAAGTCCTCAGCGCACCACGCCGACCACCTACGAGCTGGGTGACTTCAGCACCACGTCGCCAAATCCTTACCTTTGGTTCAACGGCTCTGGCCTCAACACACCATCATACCTGAGCACCAACGGGCCACCCGGGAACCCCGGGCCTCCCTTCGTCCCGCAGCACTACGGCATGCAGAGACCATACCTGGGCTCGGCTGGACCAGGCGGCCCCGGGGGGGAGTTGAGTTGGTTCTCCCTCCCCTCACAAGAGGACTTGATGAAGCTAGTCAGGCCGCCTTACTCTTACTCGGCTCTCATCGCCATGGCTATCCACGGAGCACCCGACCGGCGGTTGACCCTGAGTCAGATATATCAGTATGTCGCAGACAACTTCCCTTTCTACAACAAGAGCAAAGCAGGATGGCAGAATTCCATCAGACACAACCTGTCACTAAACGACTGCTTCAAAAAAGTACCAAGAGATGAGGACGATCCAG GCAAGGGCAACTACTGGACACTGGATCCAAACTGTGAAAAGATGTTCGACAATGGAAACTTCCGCCGCAAAAGGAAGAGGAAGTCTGACACCCTCTCTGGTGTCGACGGCACTTCGGGGGCCCCTGAGTcaggtgaaagtgaaaggggcAGCCCCAAACACTCTGCCAACTCTTCCCTAAACATCTCCCAGACGCCGGACAGAATTCCCTCACCGTCATCTTCCAGTGCTGCACCTTGTCTGAGCAGCTTCCTGTCTGAGATGTCTGGAGTGTCCGGCGGATCAGCAAATGATGTGGGAGGCGATGCACTGAGCAGACCCCTGCCGGTCAACCTCCCTATAGATGGGCCACACAGGCTTCCACAGGCTGCGAGTTTTAGTAGCTACTCCCCAAACTCTGCTGGTCGAGAATGGCTTCCACAAGTGCAAGCTCCCCCTATGCTCCCCTCTTCACCCACCCACTCTTCATTGGGGTACACCAGCCCCATCCTCAGCCAGTACAGTGCGGCCAGTGGACACTTCTATCCCCCGCTGGGTTCAACAGGAATCATCTATCAACGCGAGGGCACCGAAGTTTAA
- the LOC144025700 gene encoding protein Wnt-8a-like, with translation MACLLWLLLSFLCNICPGLAWIAGNFLMTGSKASLTYAKSVQVGTQRGIEECKHQFTWDRWNCPDSAVQLKGLRRATRETSFVHAISAAGVMYILTRNCSMGDLDNCGCDLSRNGKIGGQGWLWGGCSDNVDFGERLSKQYVDAQETAQDSRAAVNLHNNEAGRLAVKATMKRICRCHGMSESCSVQTCWAQLSDFREIGDYLKVKHSQAQKLDIAKKRKRAGNSAESRGAIVDAFGSVPQAELIYLEDSPDYCKRNVTLGLYGTEGRECVQHGEALTQRERRSCRRLCHDCGLRVEERRAEVVTSCNCKFHWCCKVNCDDCSQVVVKHVCAGREATEGHALRRRHRGPK, from the exons ATGGCATGTTTgctgtggcttcttctgtcttttCTGTGCAACATTTGTCCGGGACTCGCGTG GATTGCTGGGAACTTTTTGATGACGGGATCCAAG GCCTCTCTTACCTACGCCAAAAGTGTGCAGGTTGGCACGCAGCGTGGCATCGAGGAGTGCAAGCACCAGTTTACGTGGGACCGATGGAACTGCCCGGACAGCGCTGTCCAACTAAAGGGACTGAGGCGTG CCACCAGGGAGACGTCTTTTGTCCATGCCATCAGCGCTGCAGGGGTCATGTACATTCTGACCAGGAACTGCAGTATGGGAGACCTTGACAACTGTGGCTGCGACCTCTCAAGGAATGGGAAAATAG GTGGACAAGGCTGGCTTTGGGGCGGCTGCAGCGATAACGTGGATTTCGGGGAGAGGCTTTCCAAACAGTATGTGGATGCACAGGAGACCGCTCAGGACTCAAGAGCCGCTGTAAACCTGCACAACAATGAAGCTGGACGTCTC GCAGTGAAGGCGACCATGAAACGCATCTGCAGATGTCACGGCATGTCTGAGAGCTGCAGCGTCCAAACGTGTTGGGCGCAGTTGTCCGACTTCAGAGAAATTGGCGATTATTTAAAGGTCAAGCACAGTCAAGCCCAAAAGTTGGACATCGCCAAAAAGCGTAAAAGGGCAGGCAACAGCGCGGAGAGCCGCGGAGCCATCGTGGATGCCTTCGGCAGCGTCCCGCAGGCCGAACTCATCTACCTGGAGGATTCCCCAGATTACTGCAAGAGAAACGTCACCCTGGGGCTGTACGGCACCGAGGGCCGCGAGTGCGTGCAGCACGGCGAGGCCCTGACGCAGCGGGAGAGGAGAAGCTGCCGCAGGCTGTGCCACGACTGCGGCCTGAGGGTGGAGGAGCGGCGTGCGGAGGTGGTGACCAGTTGCAACTGCAAGTTCCACTGGTGCTGCAAAGTCAACTGCGACGACTGCTCGCAAGTGGTGGTGAAGCACGTCTGCGCCGGGAGGGAAGCGACTGAAGGTCACGCCCTCCGACGCAGACACCGTGGACCCAAATGA
- the tmsb2 gene encoding thymosin beta produces MSDKPDMTEISRFDKTKLKKTETKEKNPLPTKETIEQERKGDATP; encoded by the exons ATGTCTGACAAACCCGATATGACGGAGATTTCCCGTTTCGACAAGACCAAGCTGAAGAAGACcgagacaaaagaaaaaaatcctcttCCCACCAAAGAGA CTATTGAGCAAGAGAGAAAAGGAGATGCCACGCCTTGA
- the LOC144025717 gene encoding protein Wnt-8a-like: protein MGGWMLHTVTLLYMGCILQSASTWSVNNFLMTGPKAFLTYAGSVQVGAQSGIQECKHQFAWDRWNCPQSTLQLSTQNGHRSATRETAFVHAISAAGVMYTLTKNCSMGDFDNCGCDESRIGQTGGRGWIWGGCSDNVAFGEKISKHFVDALEDGHDFRAAVNLHNNEAGRLAIKATMRRACKCHGVSGSCSIQTCWMQLADFREVGAYLKVKHSQAKKLEVDKRPMRAGNSADNRGAITHAFRNIPRTELIFFDDSPDYCVRNQSLGYEGTEGRECLKGDKSTPLWGRKSCGRLCYECGLRVAEKYVEVVTSCNCKFHWCCTVQCDKCKRVVTKYFCARKGNGRKTHNKAKRKRRPRGH from the exons ATGGGAGGCTGGATGCTGCATACTGTGACCCTTCTCTACATGGGTTGTATTTTGCAATCTGCATCCACTTG GTCGGTGAATAATTTCCTCATGACTGGACCAAAG gcttttctgacctaCGCTGGTAGTGTGCAAGTGGGTGCGCAGAGTGGAATACAAGAGTGCAAACACCAGTTTGCTTGGGACAGATGGAACTGTCCGCAGAGCACGCTTCAGCTATCCACACAAAACGGTCACCGAAGTG CTACAAGAGAAACGGCCTTTGTCCATGCCATCAGTGCTGCAGGAGTGATGTATACTCTCACCAAGAACTGCAGCATGGGAGACTTTGACAACTGCGGTTGTGATGAATCCAGAATAGGCCAGACAG gAGGCAGAGGGTGGATTTGGGGAGGCTGTAGTGATAATGTGGCGTTTGGAGAGaaaatctccaaacattttgtgGACGCATTGGAAGATGGTCATGATTTTCGTGCTGCGGTCAACCTGCATAACAACGAGGCCGGCAGACTC GCAATTAAAGCCACAATGAGGAGAGCCTGCAAGTGCCACGGTGTGTCCGGAAGCTGCAGCATCCAAACATGTTGGATGCAACTGGCCGACTTTAGAGAGGTGGGCGCTTACCTGAAAGTTAAGCATTCCCAAGCCAAGAAGTTGGAAGTGGACAAGCGGCCGATGAGGGCTGGCAACAGCGCGGACAACAGGGGCGCCATTACGCACGCCTTCCGCAACATCCCCCGGACGGAGCTCATTTTCTTCGACGACTCGCCGGACTACTGCGTCAGGAACCAGAGCCTGGGTTACGAGGGCACCGAGGGACGGGAGTGCCTGAAGGGGGACAAAAGCACGCCGCTGTGGGGAAGGAAGAGCTGCGGGAGGCTGTGCTACGAATGCGGCCTCCGAGTGGCGGAGAAGTACGTCGAAGTTGTCACTAGCTGTAATTGCAAATTCCATTGGTGCTGCACGGTTCAATGTGACAAGTGCAAGAGGGTCGTGACCAAATATTTCTGTGCGCGCAAGGGAAATGgcagaaaaacacacaacaaagcAAAACGAAAACGCCGGCCGCGTGGACACTGA